A genomic window from Pecten maximus chromosome 2, xPecMax1.1, whole genome shotgun sequence includes:
- the LOC117321665 gene encoding uncharacterized protein LOC117321665 — MDDLPECMRKRPRRQSLYQGDAREVSADGDYASLRESRLKKEKLKPLDDIEDDDDDDDDEEKTAVTSHPTVQTSPTNNIHARNLFQIVEKGDILKIIELINKADLALLQCVTSIGDLKDMNVLHYALHHKRFDVAKILIEKAGAFLASQTFSLHGSTCTALHQITESNGIDLARLILNTKSQAEQHRMIKEEVIKDIPNQRSRSFSCFHLAAFNGHTELVRLYLNTGIDVNLLNSKNDSAVLWAARWGHNATVSLLLENNADANIENDKKSTALHWAVRYEQANTVKLLLKKGNVNPNHIRSMGLVAPLVLSSAIGNNRIVKLLLTNGADVNIVIRGGECALHYAAKEGHIKVVKTLLRYGADINMQDEKGDMAINLASQKGHADIVNFLLMKGADMFHNNDIGEDCWDNAIQQEANGILRVLAKHYDVSKKTAGFSGIPPVSVAARLGRTEKIKALLQMKFDPNEVDFDGNTCLHYAAMYNRDEVIREIGNQIDVNKQNGKKETALHIACMKGNEEAAFALMNMKAKTNVRNTLGETALHVVGYSNNSTPEIARAVLSHTIKVHDWVSVNCTDDAGNNALHLAGKFASPDVLWEFRFVRFKDTDVDGNTPLHEAVRPGYEEVLHTALDIYECMQRDADINHHNNSGKTVLHLAASAGFSDCVTRLIFYGADLARKDHRGNTVLHLLVRAIVDDCDNESLYMNVVDTILQESVRWCCNVNDVRYPSDNKQYFQQLQRKAILSLVNDFKNDSMLSVLGYASKRGCDVFLKRILAMPEVMYFERNETVYYDITHLTPMTNGSNKRCCGETRVQHSVSLIELLVTSDSSHRASKVLNLPPFRKIEMMYTSTIAWAYAFLMFLHVAYMSAFTFLGIEMSAKFRGLRNGTLIENNDSLMIATYIIVPLEPMIFLLNGIIVLMVMVCRRKISSSESFFILAINLTFAILALVWLFLVAMREVNHDYVLSVSLCIGWLYSISFTRGFKQIHYFWKMLLSMLSRDVLRFILVFLFVLLAFSFAFHTLFQLSSDIVNVYTYPFDTMFLVFNTMVGMADIFTDHLDAAMITAGRTTTFLKVMYVVYIVFSTIILLNLLIAMMNDSYSNILNNQQVLWRVDSIKIGINVENLLLKFPRYFGKTNIRHCVIAADYTGSVDERWYLIMTKDEIKLLNDGDSKSRDIHPLGGVLEEQYKRMEKRVDNIEKLMAENFAKTIALLDKKLPKANEEQDGPQHSQRSCTLSK, encoded by the exons ATGGACGACCTTCCGGAGTGCATGCGCAAGCGACCCAGACGCCAATCTCTGTATCAGGGTGATGCTCGGGAGGTTTCAGCTGATGGTGACTACGCCAGTCTTAGGGAATCAAGACTG AAAAAAGAGAAACTTAAACCCCTTGACGATAtagaagatgatgatgatgatgacgacgacgagGAAAAAACAGCTGTAACTTCACATCCTACTGTTCAAACATCTCCGACGAACAATATACACGCTCGGAATCTGTTTCAGATTGTTGAAAAGGGTGACATTTTGAAGATTATAGAACTAATCAATAAGGCTGATCTGGCTTTGCTTCAATGCGTCACTTCCATTGGTGATTTGAAGGACATGAATGTTCTACATTACGCATTGCATCATAAAAGGTTCGATGTCGCCAAAATACTTATCGAAAAAGCAGGGGCGTTTCTGGCAAGTCAAACGTTTTCACTCCACGGATCTACTTGCACTGCCCTCCATCAAATTACAGAAAGCAATGGCATTGACTTGGCTAGATTGATCCTGAATACTAAATCACAAGCAGAACAACACCGAATGATAAAAGAAGAAGTGATAAAGGATATCCcaaatcaaaggtcaaggtcattttcaTGTTTTCACCTCGCCGCTTTCAACGGTCACACAGAACTCGTTCGTCTGTACTTAAATACGGGGATAGATGTGAATCTATTAAATAGCAAGAACGATTCAGCGGTTCTGTGGGCAGCTAGATGGGGACACAACGCCACAGTGTCTTTGCTGCTGGAAAACAATGCGGACGCAAACATCGAGAATGACAAGAAGTCGACAGCTCTCCATTGGGCAGTGCGTTACGAACAAGCAAACACAGTCAAACTGTTACTGAAGAAAGGGAATGTTAACCCAAATCATATCCGTTCTATGGGGTTGGTTGCACCCCTTGTTCTATCATCGGCTATTGGAAACAACCGAATAGTTAAACTTCTACTAACGAATGGCGCTgatgtaaacattgtaatacgCGGAGGAGAATGTGCGTTACATTATGCAGCCAAGGAGGGACACATCAAGGTCGTGAAGACTCTTCTCAGATACGGGGCCGATATCAACATGCAAGACGAGAAGGGTGACATGGCCATCAATCTAGCATCACAGAAAGGTCATGCTGATATCGTCAACTTTCTTTTGATGAAAGGCGCCGACATGTTTCACAATAATGATATTGGGGAAGATTGCTGGGACAATGCGATACAACAGGAAGCTAACGGCATCCTCCGTGTGTTAGCCAAGCACTACGACGTTTCTAAAAAGACAGCCGGATTCTCAGGTATTCCACCAGTAAGTGTAGCTGCACGTCTAGGTCGAACCGAGAAAATTAAAGCACTTCTACAAATGAAGTTTGATCCCAATGAAGTAGACTTTGATGGGAACACATGTCTCCACTATGCCGCTATGTACAACCGGGACGAGGTTATACGTGAAATCGGCAATCAAATagatgtaaacaaacaaaacggAAAGAAGGAAACAGCTCTACACATAGCATGTATGAAGGGCAACGAGGAGGCAGCGTTTGCACTTATGAATATGAAAGCAAAGACTAACGTTAGAAATACATTAGGGGAAACAGCACTGCATGTGGTCGGTTATTCCAACAACTCAACCCCAGAAATTGCACGAGCTGTTTTGTCACACACTATCAAGGTCCATGACTGGGTGAGCGTAAATTGCACAGACGATGCCGGCAACAACGCTTTGCATTTAGCAGGAAAATTTGCAAGTCCAGATGTTTTATGGGAATTCCGATTCGTCCGATTCAAAGACACGGATGTTGATGGTAATACCCCACTGCACGAAGCCGTACGACCAGGATATGAGGAGGTTTTACATACTGCCCTGGATATCTACGAATGCATGCAGAGAGACGCTGATATCAACCACCACAATAACAGTGGTAAAACTGTTCTCCATCTTGCTGCATCTGCAGGGTTCTCAGACTGCGTTACACGGCTCATATTTTACGGAGCCGACCTCGCACGCAAGGACCATCGCGGGAATACTGTCCTACATCTGCTAGTTCGAGCTATTGTGGATGATTGCGACAATGAATCGCTTTACATGAATGTTGTTGATACGATTTTGCAAGAATCAGTACGATGGTGTTGCAATGTAAATGATGTCAGATATCCAAGCGATaacaaacagtattttcaaCAACTTCAGCGAAAAGCTATCCTGTCATTGGTAAACGACTTCAAGAACGACAGCATGCTTTCTGTTCTTGGTTACGCTTCTAAGAGAGGCTGCGATGTATTCCTGAAACGAATATTGGCTATGCCGGAGGTTATGTATTTTGAAAGGAATGAAACTGTATACTATGACATCACACATCTGACACCAATGACCAATGGATCTAACAAAAGATGTTGCGGCGAGACACGAGTTCAACATTCTGTTTCTCTCATTGAATTGCTAGTGACCAGTGATTCTTCTCATCGCGCTTCAAAAGTATTGAACTTGCCACCTTTTCGAAAAATCGAAATGATGTACACATCAACGATAGCCTGGGCGTACGCTTTCCTTATGTTCCTCCACGTCGCTTACATGAGTGCGTTCACATTCCTTGGTATTGAGATGTCGGCTAAATTTCGAGGATTGAGGAATGGTACGCTTATCGAAAACAATGATTCTCTAATGATTGCCACATACATAATCGTTCCCTTAGAACCGATGATATTTCTACTGAATGGTATCATTGTGCTGATGGTTATGGTATGCAGAAGGAAAATTTCCTCGTCGGAGTCTTTCTTTATACTGGCGATCAACCTAACATTTGCTATCTTGGCACTAGTTTGGCTATTCCTCGTTGCCATGCGCGAGGTTAACCACGATTACGTTCTCTCTGTTAGTCTCTGTATAGGATGGCTGTATTCGATATCGTTCACTCGTGGATTCAAACAGATTCATTATTTCTGGAAAATGCTTCTTAGCATGCTATCGAGGGACGTGTTGCGGTTCATTCttgtttttctgtttgttttgcTAGCATTTAGCTTTGCATTTCACACACTTTTCCAGTTGTCATCAGACATTGTTAATGTGTATACGTATCCCTTTGATACTATGTTTCTTGTGTTCAACACAATGGTAGGGATGGCGGACATATTCACTGATCATTTGGATGCTGCCATGATAACTGCAGGAAGAACCACAACATTCTTAAAGGTCATGTACGTTGTCTATATAGTATTTTCCACCATTATCCTCTTGAATCTTCTGATAGCCATGATGAACGATTCTTATTCAAACATCCTAAATAATCAACAGGTCTTGTGGCGGGTAGATTCCATCAAAATTGGAATTAATGTTGAAAACCTTCTCTTAAAATTCCCTAGATACTTTGGAAAAACCAATATTCGACATTGTGTGATAGCTGCAGATTATACCGGCTCTGTTGATGAAAGATGGTACTTAATCATGACAAAGGATGAGATCAAGCTTCTCAATGATGGAGATTCAAAGTCTCGTGACATCCATCCCTTAGGTGGTGTGCTTGAAGAACAATACAAGCGCATGGAAAAGCGTGTTGATAATATTGAGAAACTAATGGCTGAAAACTTCGCAAAAACAATTGCTTTGTTGGATAAAAAGTTGCCCAAAGCCAACGAAGAACAGGACGGGCCGCAGCACTCCCAAAGATCATGTACATTGTCTAAATGA